CTTTGCTCTGATTTGCGCCCGAATAGACGCTGACGCAGCAGCGTGTTTTCTTCCTGCAACTGCGATACGCGAGATTGCATCTGCATCAGCAAATGCTTGAGCTGATCCGGGTCGTTCGGCAGGATGTCGGGGAGCGAAATCATGCCGTGGATTATACCAGCGTCAGGCTACATAGCGCGGTCTCAACACCTTGTGTGGCCGGTTGCGCCACAGGTCAAAACCATCGAGCATCCAGTTCAACTCCTCTGCGGTCAGCTCGATAGCATCGTCCCGGATATCCGGTGGCGCCTTGAACCGTTCAGCCTCCAGACGCTTGAGCCAAAGACAGAAACCGTTGCGCTCCCAATACAGGATCTTCACCCTGTTGCGCGCCCGGTTGAGAAACACAAACAGCACCGGGTCGAACACCGCCGCCTTTATATCCAGCTCGACCAGGGCTGACAGCCCGTCGATGGACTTTCTGAAGTCCACCGGCTTCGGGTACAGGTAGACTTTTTTAACCTTGGCACCAGGGCGCATCATGAAAAAAACCTCCAGAGGGAATATCGGAGGTCAGCATGGCGCGAACAGAACGTTAGTTGTAGGTGGGGTTTATGGAGCGGTTACGTTGTTCTTCTGCGTTGGCAGCCGGGTCAGCACATCTTTCAGGTAGGCATAGGGATCATGGCCATTCAGCTTGGCTGATTGGATCAGACTCATAATGGCGGCAGCGCGTTGGCCACTGCGCAACGATCCAGCGAACAGCCAGTTGGAGCGACCGAGCGCCCAGGGGCGGATCTGGTTTTCCACCCAGTTGTTATCGATTGGAACGCGGCCGTCGTCCAAGTAGCGCGTCAACGCATCCCAGCGTTTCAGGCTGTAATCCAATGCCCTGGCGGTGCCGGAGCCATCCGGTACTTTTGTTCGGTGGGCAAGCATCCATTGATGCAAGGCATCAGCTATCGGCCGGGCTTTGGCTGCCCGGATGGCCTGACGCTTGTCCGGCGGTAAGTCCTTGGTTTGCCGCTCTACCTCATAGAGATGCTTGATGTACTCAAGCGCCTGGGCGGCCAAGGTGCTCTGGTTGGCCTGGTGCAGGTCATAGAACGTGCGGCGGGCATGCGCCATGCAGCCGATTTCCACAATGCCCATGCCGAACCCGGCTTTGTAGCCAGCGTAATCGTCACAGACCAGCTTGCCTTGCCAGTCACCCAAGAAGGCGCGGGCGTGCTCGCCGGCACGGCTCGGAGCAAATTCGTACACCGTTGCTTTCAGGTCGTTGAACCCGGTACTGCAGAATGCCCACACATAGGCTTTGTGGGTTTTCTTCTTGCCCGGCGCCAACATACTGACCGGGGTTTCATCGGCATGCAGCACCGGATGTGCCAGTAATTCGCGGCGCAGCGCATCCACTAGCGGTTGCAACTGTATACCGCAGGCGCCCACCCACTCGGCCAGGGTGGAACGCGGGATTTCGAGACCGGCGCGACCGAAGATACGTTCTTGGCGGTACAGCGGCAGATGATCTGCATACTTGGCGACCAGCACCTGAGCCAACAGTCCTGAAGTAGGGATACCCTTATCGATGATCTGCGCTGGAACGGGTGCCTGGATCAAGGTTTCACAGTTGTCGCAGGCCCACTTGCCCCGGATGTGGCGCTCTACGCTGAACTCGCCGGGAACGTAGTCCAGCTTTTCACTGATGTCTTCGCCGATGCGCTTGAGCTGGCAGCCACAGCGACATTG
Above is a genomic segment from Halopseudomonas litoralis containing:
- the tnpB gene encoding IS66 family insertion sequence element accessory protein TnpB (TnpB, as the term is used for proteins encoded by IS66 family insertion elements, is considered an accessory protein, since TnpC, encoded by a neighboring gene, is a DDE family transposase.), producing MMRPGAKVKKVYLYPKPVDFRKSIDGLSALVELDIKAAVFDPVLFVFLNRARNRVKILYWERNGFCLWLKRLEAERFKAPPDIRDDAIELTAEELNWMLDGFDLWRNRPHKVLRPRYVA
- the tnpC gene encoding IS66 family transposase, which codes for MTQQPDLNQLSADQLRALAAELMVSLAAKDRALVHSNALNDKLTHELAILKRHKYTRRSEQLNALQGLLLDELVDSDLAAIEVELEQAMLATGQTTKPKQQPKRSPLPPELPRTLIHHEPDNTQCRCGCQLKRIGEDISEKLDYVPGEFSVERHIRGKWACDNCETLIQAPVPAQIIDKGIPTSGLLAQVLVAKYADHLPLYRQERIFGRAGLEIPRSTLAEWVGACGIQLQPLVDALRRELLAHPVLHADETPVSMLAPGKKKTHKAYVWAFCSTGFNDLKATVYEFAPSRAGEHARAFLGDWQGKLVCDDYAGYKAGFGMGIVEIGCMAHARRTFYDLHQANQSTLAAQALEYIKHLYEVERQTKDLPPDKRQAIRAAKARPIADALHQWMLAHRTKVPDGSGTARALDYSLKRWDALTRYLDDGRVPIDNNWVENQIRPWALGRSNWLFAGSLRSGQRAAAIMSLIQSAKLNGHDPYAYLKDVLTRLPTQKNNVTAP